The following are encoded in a window of Xanthocytophaga agilis genomic DNA:
- a CDS encoding NADAR family protein: MTPSFTLDSPMPPIWIMYPHISQYSIGWRMGYGEGYKFNLGDWKENLSEEQRRQYEEMFPHPVFWREYYNPDYDFEDIEDFECGTVQLWHKNGEMQYSREKLIEQVKSAPLSYLFFWKPNPDALDKFCLGQWQPSYFEVDEGEYTCAEQYMMAEKARLFEDAETESRIMQSTDPKEMKALGQKVKNFDQSIWDKAKYSIVLNGNYYKFTQNKDMRDYLLSTGNQILVEASPLDTIWGIGLAEDNAKALDPTTWRGSNLLGFALMEVRDELRKVYKNYHIIDWSKLKEYTV, translated from the coding sequence ATGACTCCATCGTTTACACTAGATAGTCCTATGCCTCCTATATGGATTATGTATCCTCATATCTCACAATACAGCATTGGCTGGCGAATGGGTTATGGGGAAGGATATAAATTTAATTTGGGGGATTGGAAGGAAAACTTATCAGAAGAGCAACGACGACAGTATGAAGAGATGTTTCCGCATCCGGTATTCTGGAGGGAATATTACAACCCTGATTATGACTTTGAAGACATTGAGGATTTTGAATGTGGGACTGTACAACTATGGCACAAAAATGGTGAGATGCAGTATTCAAGAGAGAAACTGATCGAGCAGGTCAAATCAGCCCCACTCTCCTATCTTTTCTTTTGGAAACCTAATCCTGACGCACTGGATAAGTTTTGTCTGGGACAGTGGCAACCATCTTACTTTGAGGTTGATGAAGGCGAATACACCTGTGCGGAACAATATATGATGGCTGAAAAAGCCAGACTCTTTGAGGACGCTGAAACAGAGAGCAGAATTATGCAATCAACAGACCCAAAGGAAATGAAAGCCTTAGGACAGAAAGTAAAAAACTTTGATCAAAGCATCTGGGACAAAGCCAAATATTCCATTGTCCTCAATGGCAACTATTACAAGTTTACCCAAAACAAAGATATGCGTGACTATCTGTTATCTACAGGCAATCAGATTCTGGTAGAGGCTAGTCCATTGGATACAATCTGGGGCATAGGTCTGGCCGAAGACAATGCAAAGGCACTGGACCCGACTACCTGGCGGGGCAGTAATCTGCTGGGGTTTGCCCTTATGGAAGTCAGAGATGAATTGCGGAAGGTTTATAAAAACTATCATATCATTGACTGGAGCAAACTGAAAGAGTACACAGTTTGA
- a CDS encoding GAF domain-containing protein, with product MDEKYEEYLLEDAYVKINKTGDSVNNIAFACYFLFGCIIAFQYGTFKIAFGVGGLCLVMYYGTKFLLPKSSFYQYIGSVIVALFSAQFIYQMHGMFEMHFFVFIGATLLIAYQNWRLQLPNIIVVVIHHGIFAYLQYKGNAEIYFTQQTYMDLETFLFHGALATVVVLICGYWAYILERKTKREMFIKAGVLQQVNNIRHNIEFADAISQGNLAAIYTIMDDKDELGKSLLKMQASLTIAQKKDMQDKFMTLGLAQMGEILRNSSDIQSLSYEIISHMVKYLKANQGGIFILQDKESDPYLELTACYAYDRKKYLKKRIEIGEGLIGQVVLEKDTIFLTDIPHDYVHITSGLGEANPGCILIVPLKLNDEVEGALELASFNVFEKHEIELVEKLAESIASAVSATRTNENTKKLLEELKQQTEMLRSQEEEMRQNMEELAATQEEMERRQAEMEEMRIEEVTRLQNRIKELEG from the coding sequence ATGGATGAGAAATACGAAGAGTATCTGTTGGAAGATGCCTACGTAAAGATTAACAAAACCGGAGACAGTGTTAACAACATTGCCTTTGCCTGTTATTTTTTGTTTGGTTGTATCATTGCCTTTCAATATGGGACTTTCAAAATTGCATTTGGAGTGGGTGGTTTATGTCTTGTCATGTACTATGGAACCAAGTTCCTGTTACCTAAGTCTTCTTTTTACCAGTATATAGGAAGTGTGATTGTGGCCTTGTTTTCTGCCCAGTTTATTTACCAGATGCATGGTATGTTTGAGATGCACTTCTTTGTTTTTATAGGAGCTACTTTGCTCATTGCCTATCAGAACTGGCGATTGCAGCTACCCAATATCATTGTGGTGGTTATCCATCATGGCATCTTTGCTTACCTGCAATATAAAGGAAATGCAGAGATCTATTTTACTCAGCAGACCTATATGGATCTGGAGACGTTTCTGTTCCATGGAGCTCTGGCAACGGTAGTGGTATTAATTTGTGGGTATTGGGCTTATATACTAGAGCGAAAGACGAAGAGGGAAATGTTTATCAAGGCAGGTGTATTGCAACAGGTAAACAACATCCGACACAATATAGAGTTTGCAGATGCGATCAGTCAGGGAAATCTCGCTGCCATTTATACCATTATGGATGATAAAGACGAGCTGGGTAAGTCGTTGTTGAAAATGCAGGCAAGTCTGACTATAGCCCAGAAGAAAGATATGCAGGACAAGTTTATGACGTTGGGACTGGCTCAGATGGGAGAGATTTTGCGTAATAGTTCGGATATCCAATCACTTTCGTATGAGATCATTTCGCACATGGTCAAATATCTAAAAGCCAACCAGGGTGGGATTTTTATTCTTCAGGACAAAGAGTCTGATCCTTATCTGGAGCTGACAGCCTGTTATGCCTATGATCGCAAAAAATATTTGAAAAAACGAATAGAGATAGGAGAAGGATTGATAGGTCAGGTAGTTCTGGAAAAAGATACCATCTTTCTTACCGATATTCCCCATGATTATGTTCATATAACTTCTGGACTAGGTGAGGCTAATCCGGGTTGTATATTGATAGTACCGCTTAAACTCAATGATGAAGTAGAGGGTGCACTGGAATTGGCGTCTTTTAATGTATTTGAAAAGCATGAGATAGAACTGGTAGAAAAACTGGCAGAAAGTATTGCCTCAGCGGTATCAGCTACCCGAACAAATGAGAATACAAAAAAACTATTGGAAGAATTAAAGCAACAAACTGAAATGTTGCGCAGCCAGGAAGAGGAAATGCGCCAGAATATGGAAGAACTAGCGGCTACTCAGGAAGAAATGGAACGTCGTCAGGCTGAAATGGAAGAGATGCGCATAGAAGAGGTAACACGTCTGCAAAACAGAATTAAGGAACTGGAAGGGTAG
- a CDS encoding pyridoxal phosphate-dependent aminotransferase — MHIQPASRMNLVQEYYFSTKLKEIAAMQSRGIQVINLGIGSPDLPPSPETITTLGEAAQNPKNHAYQSYIGSPVLREAFANWYHTWYGVTLNPANEILPLLGSKEGIMHIAMTYLEAGDQVLVPNPGYPTYRSASLLTGATIVDYTLSEENDWLPDFEEMEKQDLSRVKLMWVNYPHMPTGAQANTEFFEKLIAFGKKHNILIVNDNPYSFILNDKPLSILSVEGAKDIALELNSLSKSHNMAGWRIGMLGGNPNFIADVLRFKSNMDSGMFLPAQLAAAKALHNPPEWYDKVNTIYRERQQKVFELLWRLGCDFSENQQGMFVWAKIPSTYKDGYTLSDEILQKAHVFITPGGIFGSQGNNYIRASLCSDVSVFEESIERVTLALQ, encoded by the coding sequence ATGCATATTCAGCCCGCCAGCCGGATGAATCTGGTACAGGAATACTACTTCTCTACCAAGTTAAAAGAAATTGCAGCAATGCAAAGTCGTGGCATACAAGTTATTAATCTGGGTATTGGCAGTCCGGATCTGCCACCCTCTCCTGAAACCATTACTACTTTAGGAGAAGCTGCTCAGAATCCAAAGAATCATGCGTATCAGAGTTATATTGGATCACCTGTATTACGGGAAGCTTTCGCCAACTGGTATCATACCTGGTATGGTGTAACCTTAAATCCCGCCAATGAAATTTTACCTCTTCTAGGTTCAAAAGAAGGTATTATGCATATTGCTATGACCTATCTGGAAGCAGGAGATCAGGTATTAGTCCCCAATCCAGGTTATCCAACCTACCGTTCAGCCTCCTTACTGACAGGTGCAACCATAGTAGACTATACTCTATCTGAAGAAAATGACTGGCTGCCTGACTTCGAAGAAATGGAAAAACAGGATCTGAGCCGGGTAAAGCTTATGTGGGTCAACTACCCTCATATGCCAACAGGTGCACAGGCTAATACAGAGTTCTTTGAGAAACTAATAGCCTTTGGAAAGAAACATAATATTCTGATTGTCAATGACAATCCTTATAGTTTTATTCTAAATGACAAGCCTTTGAGCATTCTGTCAGTAGAGGGAGCCAAAGATATAGCACTGGAATTAAACTCGCTTAGCAAGTCTCACAATATGGCAGGCTGGCGAATAGGCATGCTTGGTGGCAATCCAAACTTTATCGCGGATGTGCTCCGCTTTAAAAGCAATATGGACTCTGGTATGTTTTTACCAGCCCAGTTGGCTGCTGCCAAAGCCCTGCACAATCCTCCGGAATGGTATGATAAAGTAAACACTATCTATCGCGAACGGCAGCAAAAGGTATTTGAACTTCTATGGCGCCTGGGGTGCGATTTCTCAGAAAATCAACAAGGTATGTTTGTGTGGGCCAAAATTCCGTCAACCTACAAAGATGGGTATACCTTATCCGATGAAATATTGCAGAAAGCCCATGTATTTATTACTCCTGGTGGTATATTCGGATCACAAGGCAATAATTATATTCGTGCGTCCCTTTGCAGTGATGTATCTGTTTTTGAAGAGTCTATTGAGCGGGTAACTCTGGCATTGCAATAA
- a CDS encoding L-type lectin-domain containing protein gives MRVPLLLLAGMVVAISSAQSPFKLMGDAAPMDGGCIQLTPDVPYSEGLAYSTQKLNLNTYFEIQFDIYLGTKEEGADGITFVVHNDPNQYQAFGTWGECMGYGRWSKDYVAGNYISPSVAVEFDTYYNARQNDPYCDHAAYLENGTNFHTQYWNNNTDNYNLEDGKLHDFRFRWNPEKQLITVFLDGHIVYSGKKDLIHEVFKGATQVIWGFTASTGRASNLQYFCLKQIAVYKIPSRAVKPVKPAIPNLTLQTAPKMDHNQAAISEVTSVQTPRLDQVPLLR, from the coding sequence ATGCGTGTACCTTTACTCCTTTTGGCAGGTATGGTAGTGGCGATAAGCTCTGCACAATCGCCATTTAAGCTTATGGGCGATGCGGCTCCAATGGATGGAGGCTGCATACAACTTACTCCGGATGTTCCGTATTCTGAAGGACTCGCATACAGTACACAGAAGCTGAATCTGAATACCTACTTTGAGATTCAGTTTGATATTTATCTAGGTACTAAAGAAGAAGGGGCAGACGGAATTACCTTTGTGGTACACAATGACCCCAATCAGTATCAGGCCTTTGGCACCTGGGGTGAGTGTATGGGATATGGTCGCTGGAGCAAAGACTATGTAGCCGGAAATTATATTTCGCCCTCTGTCGCTGTTGAGTTTGATACCTATTACAATGCCCGCCAGAACGACCCTTACTGTGATCATGCCGCCTATCTGGAAAATGGTACCAACTTTCATACCCAGTACTGGAACAACAATACGGACAATTATAACCTGGAAGACGGCAAACTCCATGACTTCAGGTTTCGGTGGAATCCGGAGAAACAACTGATCACTGTTTTTCTGGATGGACATATAGTCTATTCTGGCAAGAAAGATCTGATTCACGAAGTATTTAAAGGGGCTACTCAGGTAATATGGGGCTTTACAGCTTCTACAGGCCGGGCCAGTAACCTGCAGTATTTCTGTCTGAAGCAGATTGCCGTCTATAAGATTCCTTCCAGGGCAGTAAAACCTGTGAAACCAGCCATTCCAAACCTGACACTCCAAACTGCCCCCAAAATGGATCATAACCAAGCTGCTATATCTGAGGTCACATCTGTACAAACACCCAGGTTAGACCAAGTGCCTTTGTTGCGATAG
- a CDS encoding UvrD-helicase domain-containing protein, giving the protein MEKPFKVYTSSAGSGKTYTLTKEYLKLALKSDDPFYFRHILAITFTNDAANEMKERILGALRGFADPDSLPENKRPGNQQLLDIIVQELNQIDRVEPLTEQILRRRAGRAFSHILHDYSDFAVSTIDSFVNRLVGAFTEELDIPFNYEVSMEGIELVSNAVDRLLNRIGHDEEKILSEMLEAYALEITDEGKSWNGLPDNLAEFGAQLLSEKVTEAMDRIKHLTMDDFKTTRAIIEQRKEELKTKIAESAQMSLETMQTYGLDSKYFQQGQRGIWGYFDKNANNIDRELDKEVSPTLQELFYADEWASKTTKEEKRRAIAELQPTLFSVFENIEKMKGDWLLLENILQHYYKLSVIHEISHELRLIKSDKNQVLISDFNQALVNIILKEPVPFIYERLGEKYNHILIDEFQDTSVLQWNNLLPLLENGLAKGHFSLIVGDAKQAIYRWRGGDMEQIVHLSNKRFDVLLSRHQEPDLLGVRYETINYTLAKERLNTNFRSTREIIEFNNDIFRTLADMYGADRQLLAEVYDEFASQEVPATAKTGGHIEIQFIDSAKEDDDTAEDGLSAYERRTLEAVLRNVQDVLEAGYTHRDIAVLCRQNKYARLVANFLKDRGVDIISQDSLLLQSSPAISLLISFLKILHSPDDTLARYEALHLFYQHILQQMPQLTPNEWEVMRKGSSLKPLFSHLEGKEYFLNPFRLQQMGLYELGATLVQTFRLAELNGQTPYIYRFLDVLLDFSVKQSNHLGEFMDFWERKKEVLYINTPKDKDAVTVTSVHKSKGLEYPIVLVPFADWDMFPRPGEIWWMSLDTNRLSYESPYLKDISLRSTPITPKKELTRTPLRKQYEEDTEKLFIENMNLLYVALTRPTDRLYLLGKEFDFSKRTDRINVSMLLHDYLDQKELWEPHRPHYILREGTLKPTPKEVAQENEVFLVTNDPVADWHKKARLRRMASRMFDTETFEKERDHAQKLCEALRHLESDAQIELCLDKFESEGSISESERNSFRRDLEEIISQSALRPHFSPKAEVKPVKDILSRHTLNLIPPDRVIVNGSAVTIMSYISGDSQEDAEKLLNRYAKALRQMGYQEVEKLIVNTQTLEVTTFTTAVGSM; this is encoded by the coding sequence ATGGAGAAGCCGTTTAAAGTATATACATCTTCAGCAGGTTCGGGAAAAACGTATACGCTAACCAAAGAATACCTGAAGCTCGCCTTAAAAAGTGATGACCCGTTTTATTTCAGGCATATTCTGGCTATTACCTTTACCAATGATGCGGCCAATGAAATGAAAGAACGGATTCTGGGTGCCTTGCGTGGGTTTGCAGATCCAGATTCCTTACCCGAAAACAAACGCCCTGGCAATCAACAGTTGTTGGATATCATTGTACAGGAACTGAACCAAATTGATCGTGTAGAGCCTCTCACTGAACAAATACTTCGCCGACGTGCCGGACGGGCATTTTCCCACATTCTTCACGATTATTCTGACTTTGCCGTCAGTACCATCGACAGTTTTGTAAACCGTCTGGTAGGTGCGTTTACTGAAGAGCTGGATATTCCCTTTAACTATGAAGTTTCGATGGAAGGCATTGAACTAGTATCCAATGCCGTAGACCGCCTCCTCAATCGGATTGGTCATGACGAGGAGAAGATATTGTCTGAAATGCTGGAAGCCTATGCACTGGAGATTACCGACGAAGGAAAAAGCTGGAATGGATTACCGGATAATCTGGCAGAATTTGGAGCCCAGCTGCTCAGTGAAAAAGTAACAGAAGCCATGGATCGAATCAAACATCTCACGATGGATGATTTCAAAACAACACGGGCAATTATTGAACAACGCAAAGAAGAGCTTAAAACCAAAATAGCCGAATCAGCTCAAATGTCTTTGGAGACCATGCAGACGTATGGTTTGGATAGTAAATACTTCCAGCAGGGTCAACGAGGTATTTGGGGGTATTTTGACAAGAATGCCAACAATATAGATCGGGAGTTGGACAAAGAAGTATCTCCTACCCTTCAGGAGCTTTTTTATGCAGACGAATGGGCTAGTAAAACCACGAAGGAAGAAAAACGTCGAGCCATAGCAGAACTGCAACCCACACTATTCAGTGTGTTTGAAAATATCGAAAAAATGAAAGGAGACTGGCTGCTCCTTGAAAACATACTGCAACACTATTATAAACTGTCTGTTATTCATGAGATTAGCCACGAGCTACGTCTGATTAAATCAGACAAAAATCAGGTACTGATTTCTGATTTCAATCAGGCACTGGTAAATATAATTCTGAAAGAGCCTGTACCATTTATTTATGAACGGCTAGGCGAGAAATACAACCACATTCTGATTGATGAATTTCAGGATACATCTGTACTACAATGGAATAACTTGCTACCCCTATTGGAAAACGGTTTGGCTAAAGGACATTTCAGTCTGATTGTAGGAGATGCCAAACAAGCCATTTACCGCTGGCGGGGTGGTGATATGGAGCAGATTGTACACCTGTCTAACAAGCGCTTTGACGTTTTGTTAAGCCGCCATCAGGAGCCAGACCTGCTCGGAGTTCGCTATGAGACTATTAATTACACGCTGGCCAAAGAACGACTCAATACAAACTTTCGCAGTACCCGTGAAATTATAGAGTTTAACAACGATATATTCCGAACACTGGCGGATATGTATGGAGCTGACCGCCAGTTGCTGGCTGAAGTATATGACGAATTTGCCTCTCAGGAAGTCCCTGCAACAGCCAAAACAGGTGGCCATATTGAAATTCAGTTTATTGATTCAGCGAAAGAAGACGATGATACAGCCGAAGACGGACTTTCTGCCTATGAGAGACGTACCCTTGAAGCTGTTTTACGCAATGTACAAGACGTACTGGAAGCAGGATATACTCACCGGGATATTGCAGTCTTATGTCGTCAGAACAAATATGCCCGTCTGGTTGCCAATTTCCTCAAAGATCGTGGTGTAGATATTATCTCACAGGACTCTTTATTGCTTCAGTCCTCACCTGCCATCTCTTTGCTGATTTCCTTTCTTAAAATATTACATTCGCCAGACGATACGTTGGCTCGATATGAGGCTTTACATCTTTTTTATCAGCATATCCTTCAGCAGATGCCTCAGCTTACTCCCAATGAATGGGAGGTCATGCGCAAAGGATCTTCTCTCAAGCCTTTATTCTCCCATCTGGAAGGAAAAGAATATTTTCTGAATCCTTTCCGGCTTCAGCAAATGGGGTTGTATGAACTCGGGGCGACACTGGTACAAACCTTCCGGCTGGCCGAACTGAACGGACAAACACCCTACATTTATCGTTTTCTGGATGTATTGCTCGATTTTTCAGTCAAACAAAGTAACCATCTGGGAGAATTTATGGACTTTTGGGAACGGAAAAAGGAGGTATTGTATATTAATACGCCCAAAGACAAAGATGCAGTGACCGTTACCTCTGTCCACAAATCCAAAGGTCTGGAATATCCGATAGTGCTTGTTCCTTTTGCAGATTGGGACATGTTTCCCAGACCCGGAGAGATATGGTGGATGAGCTTGGATACAAACCGATTATCCTATGAATCCCCTTATCTCAAAGACATTTCATTGCGGTCTACTCCTATCACACCTAAAAAGGAACTAACACGGACTCCCTTGCGGAAACAATACGAAGAAGATACGGAGAAGCTATTCATTGAGAATATGAATCTGTTGTATGTGGCTCTCACACGGCCTACAGACCGGCTTTACCTGTTAGGCAAAGAGTTTGACTTCTCCAAACGAACAGACCGCATCAATGTAAGTATGTTGCTACACGATTATCTGGACCAGAAGGAGTTATGGGAGCCTCACCGTCCGCACTATATTTTACGGGAAGGAACCCTAAAACCCACTCCTAAGGAGGTTGCACAGGAGAATGAAGTATTTCTGGTAACCAATGACCCAGTGGCAGACTGGCACAAGAAAGCCAGACTTCGCCGTATGGCCTCCCGAATGTTTGATACAGAAACTTTTGAAAAAGAAAGAGATCATGCTCAAAAGTTATGTGAAGCATTGCGTCATCTTGAGAGCGATGCACAAATTGAGCTTTGTCTGGATAAATTTGAAAGTGAAGGCAGTATCAGCGAAAGTGAACGAAATTCCTTTCGAAGAGATCTCGAGGAGATTATCAGTCAATCGGCTTTGCGACCTCACTTCTCTCCCAAGGCTGAGGTAAAGCCTGTGAAAGATATTCTTTCCAGACATACACTCAATCTGATTCCTCCGGATCGCGTCATTGTCAATGGAAGTGCTGTTACCATTATGAGTTATATATCGGGTGATTCTCAGGAGGATGCTGAAAAATTATTGAACCGATACGCTAAAGCATTAAGACAAATGGGCTATCAGGAAGTAGAAAAACTCATTGTCAATACCCAGACACTGGAAGTAACAACCTTCACTACAGCTGTAGGAAGTATGTAA
- a CDS encoding thioredoxin fold domain-containing protein → MLNKVLAILLTSAAISGIAFLFWQQELQYQLPTPVPKGYKSIDTGTYISLPEEIQIKSKKPVLIHFFNPECPCSRFNIQHFITLTRNYADKMDFYAVVSQKEEIESARELLKDTNIGVVTDENQSLAKKCGVYSTPQAVVIDEQSQLYYRGNYNRARYCTQRQTSYAQMAIEQVIAHNPPPYFDTLATRSYGCQLPERN, encoded by the coding sequence ATGCTAAACAAGGTGCTGGCTATATTGTTGACTTCAGCTGCAATCTCAGGTATTGCTTTTCTGTTTTGGCAACAGGAATTACAGTATCAGCTGCCTACACCTGTTCCCAAAGGGTATAAAAGCATAGACACAGGCACCTATATATCATTGCCTGAAGAAATCCAGATAAAAAGCAAAAAACCTGTACTGATTCATTTCTTTAATCCTGAATGTCCTTGTTCTCGATTTAATATACAGCATTTTATTACACTGACCAGAAATTATGCGGATAAAATGGACTTTTATGCAGTAGTATCTCAGAAAGAAGAGATTGAATCTGCAAGGGAGTTGTTGAAAGATACAAATATAGGAGTAGTTACAGATGAGAATCAGTCACTAGCGAAGAAGTGCGGAGTATACTCAACCCCACAGGCAGTTGTGATTGATGAACAGAGTCAGTTGTATTACCGGGGAAATTATAATCGGGCTCGTTACTGTACACAAAGACAGACCAGTTATGCCCAGATGGCTATTGAACAAGTGATTGCACATAATCCGCCACCTTATTTTGATACACTGGCTACCCGTTCATATGGATGTCAGCTACCAGAACGAAATTAG